Below is a window of Brassica napus cultivar Da-Ae chromosome A5, Da-Ae, whole genome shotgun sequence DNA.
ttgtTGTTTTCTGTTAATTTTATAACCATAATAGGCTGAAaattaacataataaattaGAAAAGACCTTATAGCCTGatgttctttttaaaaacatttaagataaaataatttggatagttttttcaaaaaaaggttgtctaataatttattatttcttgGAAGCTCTATTTAGGTTAAATAGATTCCTTATTATTTATTGGAAGCTCTATTTAGTGAAAAAAAAGATTCCTTATTTGGTTTTGCTGACCTGTAGGATaagattttttgttattttataaaaaaaatctatttatgttttgaatttgatcTCCTAACATTATGATTGTGATCTGTGTtatctctttttgaagaaaaaagaagaagatctgTGTTATCTCttaccaaaaaagaagaagaaaacgttcAAGTCAGCAAAGACCGCAGCCAAATTACTAAAACAGGGTAGTCTTCTATTTAAAAAAGGACACATTTTGCTATTAAAACATAGATTCagaaaacaaattcaaatataaattgTCAAGTTTGTGTTGCtattctttctcaaaaaaaaaaacaaaaagtttgtGTTGCTATTAAGTTCAGAGAGAAATAATCTTGAAAAAGGTTGCTGCCGTCATAAAGAACACCACCAGGTAAATTTGTTTTAACTTCTGATCCTCTTAAATATTCTTAACCCTAGTTAAATAGGAAtcttaagaagaaaaaaagttgcTTTCACTTGCTAACCTTTTTCATATTATTAGAAAGATGTGTTATTTATTGAACTTTTATcctttttatcttgttttagtgattttaaattatacaatcaACTATTTTTGTAGTTGAGGATTAGATAAGGTGAGTAAGAATCGATctctttaaaatttattttattttactcaaTTGCAAAATCCATAAAACTTAGAGAAATAATTAGTAGAAAATAGCAACATTCcatatttttatgaatattatttttttgttatcatcGATGTAGCTAAACAAATACAGTGACAGTCTGATCCTCAATTTGCATCGACGACCTTACAAAATTCGTTCGGTTCAGATTATTTTGGCCATTTTCCCGGTCCGCTAACAAAACTAAACCGGAAAACTCAGAGAACGCCACGTGGCAGTTGTACCTCACCCAAAAGggccacacacacacacactccaTATAAGACTTCCTCTCCCACCTTTTCAACTTCACCAACGTGTGATTGTTCCTCCACTCACTTCAGAAACAGGAGacaaagagagagatagagagatggCGGCGACTAAGTCTCGTGACATCGACGACCTTCCGAAAATTCAGGCGAACTACACCGCGTTGACGCCGCTCTGGTTCTTAGACAGGGCTGCGGCGGTTCATCCGACGAGGAAATCGCTGATTCACGGATCCTTGGAGTACACGTGGCGGCAGACTTACGAGCGATGTCGCCGTCTAGCCTCCGCTCTCGCCGATCGTTCGATTGGACCTGGCTCCACGGTAATCGCTCTTGATCTTccctttttttaaaattattaattaaaattaattttcgtGAATATCGTCTGAATCCGTGTTGACTGGCTGAAAAGTTGTTTTTCGTTTTCTCCAGTTTTGATGGGAACATTGAATCGTTTTATTTCGTCCCcaattaaaattgaatttctATTATTGTCCCGGTTCGAAATCGTATCGATTGATATTAATTCTGTACCACCGGTTAACCGTTTTGGTTAGAATATATGTTGTTGGCAAAAACACTGGTTGTGTATGAATCTTGTTCATCGATATACACTGGTTATGTTGATGTTATCTTTGACTTATTTTACGAAGCTTTGGTCTAATTGTAATCTGAATAATtgcatttttttcatatataatacTATAATCAAATATCATATAGAATCTAATTTTACGGAATCATGTGGAGTAACCATAATGTTCTGAATCTTTACTTCTTAGTTGGTATGCTTGCTCTCGCATGaatctttactttttttatgAACAAGAACTGGTTGCTTTGGTCTTATTGTAATCTGAAttattgcatttttttttcttcaggtGGCTGTAATTGCACCCAACACTCCAGCAATGTACGAAGCTCATTTCGGAATACCAATGTGTGGAGCCGTCTTGAACGCCGTCAACATCCGTCTCAACGCCCCCACTATCGCTTTCCTTCTCGGCCACTCTCAGAGCGCTGTTATCATGGTGGATCAAGAGTTTTTCACTCTTGCAGAGGAGTCTTTGAGACTCATGGAGGAGAAAGCTGGGAGCAGCTTCAAACGCCCGCTCCTAATCGTCATAGGTGATCACACTTGTCCACCAGAGTCGCTTAACCGGGCTTTGTCGAAAGGAGTCGTAGAATACGAGGATTTTCTTGGAAGTGGAGATCCTAACTATGCTTGGGAGACACCAGCTGATGAGTGGCAGAGTATTGCTCTTGGTTACACCTCGGGAACAACCGCTAGCCCGAAAGGTGTGGTGCTTCATCATCGAGGAGCGTATCTAATGGCTTTGAGTAATCCTCTTATTTGGGGGATGCAAGAAGGTTCTGTTTACTTGTGGACGCTCCCTATGTTTCATTGTAATGGTTGGTGTTTCACTTGGGCTCTTGCTGCACTCTCCGGTACTAACATCTGTCTCCGTCAGGTACTGCTTGAGAGCTTAATCTTCATTTTTAGAAGAAGTTGACATACTTAGATGATTTTGTTAAACTGTTTGTTTCAGGTCACGGCGAAAGAAGTGTATTCGAGCATAGCCAAGTATAACGTTACCCATTTCTGTGCGGCTCCTGTGGTCCTCAACACTATTGTCAATGCTCCTCAAGAGGACACTATCCTTCCCCTTCCACATACAGTCCATGTCATGACCGCAGGAGCTGCTCCTCCACCTTCTGTTCTCTTCTCCATGAACCAGAAGGGCTTCCGAGTCACTCACACCTATGGGCTATCCGAGACGTATGGCCCTTCCACCGTAGCCGCTTGGAAGCCCGAGTGGGATTCCCTCCCTCCCGAGACGCAGGCCAAGCTCAATGCTCGCCAAGGTGTCCGCTACATCGGCATGGAGCAGCTTGATGTAATCGACACTCAGACAGGAAAACCTGTTCCTGCAGACGGTAAAACCGCTGGAGAGATCGTTTTCCGAGGGAACATGGTGATGAAAGGCTACCTAAAGAACCCAAAAGCTAACGAGGAGACGTTTGCTGGTGGGTGGTTCCATTCAGGGGACATCGCGGTGAAACATCCAGACAACTACATCGAGATAAAGGACAGGTCAAAGGACATTATAATCTCTGGCGGTGAGAACATCAGCAGCGTGGAGGTGGAAAACGTCGTGTATCATCACCCGGCGGTGCTTGAAGCCTCTGTTGTGGCCAGGCCAGACGAGCGGTGGCAGGAATCTCCGTGTGCTTTTGTGACGGTCAAGAGCGGTTACGAGAAACAAGACCAGAATAAGTTGGCTCAGGATATAATGAAATTCTGCAAGGAGAAGCTGCCGGCGTACTGGGTTCCGAAGTCGGTGGTGTTTGGGCCATTACCGAAGACGGCAACTGGAAAGATTCAGAAGCATGTATTGAGGACTAAGGCGAAAGAGATGGGACCAGTACCAAGAAGCAGGTTGTAGAAAGCGGAAGTGACAtcgttttcaaaataatacgTTTTTACGTTCCTGTGTGTAACTTGTGTCTTCCAAATGATAACAGATAAGTTATTTTCATTTTGTAATATCTTGTATGGCTTTTCTATACATGTAATTCTCGTTCAAACTTTTACATGgaatgaagaaagaaaaaagaaaaaagaagagctGTTGCTACcaaattagaaagaaaaaaaaaatcattcactCGTTTATCAGGTGGATTAATACAAAAGCTAAGATTAAACGAGGACAAGACATGTCTAATACGTTAGATTTCTAGTGAGCCGGACTTACTAATAAGACTATTTTAAACGCAACAGTTGTAGGTAAAAGAGTTTGCGGATACAAATGTTTACAGCGAATCACCAAGTAGTTTCTCAAATGTTCCGCAAAGGCCCTTTATTGCTctctaaggagtttctcaaagaGATTAGAGGACTCAAGGTATCGAATTACCGACGAGTTGATGTGCGTTTTGATCAACAGCCGCGGGGGGAGTTAGGTTTAGGCAACTAATTAAGTACTGTAACCATGTCTTAATTTGCGTAGATATATATCTTTCCTTTGGGATGAAACCAAGCACGAGGCTTTCGATGCGTTGGTGAAGTCTAACTCCCTTGATTTGGCTTACCTCAAGTTTCACCAGATTGCCTGCTACTAATATCCTGATTCGCTCCTCTTGTTCAACTGGAGATACTCGTAGATCAGTGAAGCTGTTTGCGGAGATGAAGGGAAACGGGTACAATGCG
It encodes the following:
- the LOC106452074 gene encoding acetate/butyrate--CoA ligase AAE7, peroxisomal; protein product: MAATKSRDIDDLPKIQANYTALTPLWFLDRAAAVHPTRKSLIHGSLEYTWRQTYERCRRLASALADRSIGPGSTVAVIAPNTPAMYEAHFGIPMCGAVLNAVNIRLNAPTIAFLLGHSQSAVIMVDQEFFTLAEESLRLMEEKAGSSFKRPLLIVIGDHTCPPESLNRALSKGVVEYEDFLGSGDPNYAWETPADEWQSIALGYTSGTTASPKGVVLHHRGAYLMALSNPLIWGMQEGSVYLWTLPMFHCNGWCFTWALAALSGTNICLRQVTAKEVYSSIAKYNVTHFCAAPVVLNTIVNAPQEDTILPLPHTVHVMTAGAAPPPSVLFSMNQKGFRVTHTYGLSETYGPSTVAAWKPEWDSLPPETQAKLNARQGVRYIGMEQLDVIDTQTGKPVPADGKTAGEIVFRGNMVMKGYLKNPKANEETFAGGWFHSGDIAVKHPDNYIEIKDRSKDIIISGGENISSVEVENVVYHHPAVLEASVVARPDERWQESPCAFVTVKSGYEKQDQNKLAQDIMKFCKEKLPAYWVPKSVVFGPLPKTATGKIQKHVLRTKAKEMGPVPRSRL